From Poecile atricapillus isolate bPoeAtr1 chromosome Z, bPoeAtr1.hap1, whole genome shotgun sequence, one genomic window encodes:
- the LOC131592808 gene encoding avidin-like — MVQATPFLLVLFLALGAHGLSVKKCSLTGRWVNDLGSNMTIMTVNANGDFAGVYYTAVSDTTKKIKLSPLLGSQHQPNLLKQPTFGFTVHWTFSDSITVFTGQCFVDEDGKEVLKTMWLLRSHADKRRDDWNATLVGYNEFKRLEKHTEPWW; from the exons ATGGTGCAAGCAACACCCTTCCTCCTCGTGCTCTTCCTGGCCCTGGGGGCTCACGGCCTCTCTGTAAAAAAG TGCTCCCTGACCGGGCGCTGGGTCAATGACCTGGGCTCCAACATGACCATCATGACGGTGAATGCAAATGGTGACTTTGCTGGCGTATACTACACAGCTGTGTCAGACACCACAAAAAAGATCAAGCTGTCACCATTGCTGGGGTCCCAGCACCAGCCAAATCTGCTGAAGCAGCCCACCTTTGGCTTCACTGTCCATTGGACCTTCTCAG aCTCCATCACGGTTTTCACGGGCCAGTGCTTCGTGGATGAGGATGGAAAGGAGGTGTTGAAGACCATGTGGCTGCTGAGGTCACACGCAGACAAACGCAGAGACGACTGGAACGCCACCTT ggTCGGCTACAACGAATTCAAGCGCCTGGAAAAGCACACGGAGCCGTGGTGGTAG
- the LOC131592803 gene encoding non-lysosomal glucosylceramidase-like: protein MAAAEEPLMRRYEGTAKGRGVAADGWRVCLAHSFEELRQPYGAGDVPLRDVLRHIGLGLRYFRWWFKKTRIEKKSAFIDLLCAVPLQQIYGCPLGGIGGGTITRGWRGEFCRWQLNPGLYHYETVIANQFTVCLRCKGQTIYQQVLSVERPSRLQGWNWGYCGHYAFYHALYPRAWLVYELPGQKVVLTCRQLSPVIPHDYQDSSLPVGVFIWEVENGRDEDVEVSIMFSLQNGTGAEEDRSGGHWNEPFTFQKDGERVAGVLLHHCPAVNSFTLAISAWEKAGTGVSHVTAFNPMGLGREVWQDLLQDGRLDSPTGKSRPTEKGEVTAAAVCASCQVPAHGHKTLELALAWDMPCVHFGSKEKLHLRRYTRFFGSKGDAAPALSHYALTHYKEWERKIEAWQNPILENSQLPSWYKSALFNELYFMTDGGTIWMEVPPDCCAEDLQGPAGAGLSHLLPVLREYGRFAYLEGQEYRMYNTYDVHFYASFALIMLWPKLQISLQYDIAVTVVNEDVQPRQYLMCGQTAQVKMKNVVPHDIGDPGDEPWQRVNAYLMHDTADWKDLNLKFVLQVYRDYYLTHDSLYLQDMWPVCQAVMESELKFDTDNDGLIENGGFADQTYDAWVVHGASAYCGGLWLAAVCMMCKMAEVLGDTEIQQKYQGILNKGKEAFERMLWNGKYYNYDSSGSDTSSSIMSDQCAGQWFLGVCGLDHEVFPKSHVLSALKTIFEKNVLSFAGGTMGAVNGMRPDGVPDTSSVQSSEVWVGVVYSLAATMIQEGMVEEGFRTAEGCYRTVWERLGMAFQTPEAYREKKVYRSLAYMRPLSIWSMQLALERRAGQAPAPAPAQLGQGPTHP from the exons ATGGCGGCGGCGGAGGAGCCGCTGATGCGGCGCTATGAGGGGACGGCGAAGGGCCGCGGCGTGGCGGCGGACGGCTGGCGCGTCTGCCTGGCACACAGCTTCGAGGAGCTGCGGCAGCCCTACGGCGCCGGGGACGTGCCGCTCCGCGATGTCCTGCGGCACATCGGCCTCGGCTTGCG ATACTTCAGGTGGTGGTTCAAGAAGACCCGCATAGAGAAGAAATCTGCCTTCATTGACCTCTTGTGTGCTGTTCCTCTACAGCAGATCTATG GGTGTCCGCTGGGTGGGATCGGAGGAGGCACCATCACCCGTGGCTGGCGGGGAGAGTTCTGCCGCTGGCAGCTGAACCCTGGCCTTTACCACTATGAAACGGTCATTGCCAATCAG TTCACGGTGTGCCTGCGGTGCAAGGGGCAGACGATCTACCAGCAGGTCTTGTCCGTGGAGAGACCCagcaggctgcagggctggaactGGGGCTACTGCGGCCACTACGCCTTTTACCATGCCCTGTACCCCCGTGCCTGGCTGGTGTACGAGCTGCCGGGGCAGAAGGTGGTGCTGACTTGCCGACAGCTCTCTCCCGTCATCCCCCATGACTATCAG GACTCCAGCTTGCCAGTGGGAGTGTTCATCTGGGAGGTGGAGAACGGGAGGGATGAGGACGTGGAAGTGTCCATCATGTTCAGCCTGCAGAACGGCACGGGAGCGGAGGAGGACAGGAGCGGTGGGCACTGGAACGAGCCCTTCACCTTCCAGAAGGATGGCGAGCGGGTGGCTGGAGTCCTGCTACACCACTGCCCAGCTGTGAACTCTTTCACCTTGGCCATCTCTGCCTGGGAGAAG GCTGGCACAGGAGTCTCCCATGTCACGGCATTCAATCCCATGGGATTGGGCAGAGAGGTGTGGCAGGACCTCCTGCAGGATGGCAGGCTGGATTCACCCACCG GTAAAAGCAGGCCAACAGAAAagggggaggtgacagcagcagcagtatgTGCCAGCTGCCAGGTGCCTGCCCATGGGCACAAGACGCTGGAGTTGGCCCTGGCTTGGGACATGCCCTGTGTTCACTTTGGCTCCAAGGAGAAGCTGCACCTCAG GCGGTACACCCGGTTTTTTGGCAGCAAAGGTGATGCTGCACCTGCCCTGTCCCATTACGCCCTGACACACTACAAGGAATGGGAGAGGAAGATCGAAGCATGGCAGAATCCCATCCTGGAGAACAG CCAGCTGCCTTCCTGGTACAAGTCAGCCCTCTTCAATGAGCTCTACTTCATGACGGATGGTGGCACCATCTGGATGGAGGTGCCTCCTGATTGCTGTGCCGAGGACCTGCAggggccggcgggggcgggACTGTCCCACCTCCTCCCTGTCCTGCGGGAATATGGAAGGTTTGCTTATTTGGAAG GCCAGGAGTACCGCATGTACAACACCTACGATGTCCATTTCTACGCCTCCTTCGCTCTCATCATGCTGTGGCCCAAGCTGCAGATCAGCCTGCAGTATGACATTG CTGTCACTGTGGTGAATGAAGATGTCCAGCCACGACAGTACCTGATGTGTGGTCAGACAGCCCAGGTGAAGATGAAGAATGTGGTGCCACATGACATTGGGGACCCAG GTGATGAGCCATGGCAGCGTGTCAATGCCTACCTGATGCACGACACTGCTGACTGGAAGGACCTCAACCTGAAGTTTGTGCTGCAGGTGTACCGTGACTACTACCTGACACATGACTCCCTGTACCTGCAGGACATGTGGCCAGTGTGCCAG GCTGTGATGGAGTCGGAGCTGAAGTTTGACACGGATAATGATGGGCTCATTGAAAACGGTGGCTTTGCTGACCAGACATACGATGCGTGGGTGGTGCATGGAGCCAG TGCCTACTGCGGCGGACTGTGGCTGGCTGCTGTCTGCATGATGTGCAAGATGGCAGAAGTGCTCGGGGATACTGAGATCCAGCAGAAATACCAGGGCATCCTGAACAAGGGCAAGGAGGCATTTGAGAGGATGCTCTGGAATG gaaaataCTACAACTACGATAGCAGTGGAAGTGACACATCCAGCAGCATCATGTCAGACCAGTGTGCTGGGCAGTGGTTTCTCGGAGTTTGTGGTCTGGACCATGAG GTTTTCCCCAAGAGCCACGTTCTCAGCGCGCTCAAGACCATCTTCGAGAAGAACGTGCTGAGCTTTGCGGGTGGCACCATGGGGGCAGTGAATGGCATGAGACCCGACGGCGTGCCCGACACCTCCAGCGTCCAGTCCAGTGAGGTGTGGGTCGGCGTGGTCTACTCCCTGGCCGCCACCATGATCCAGGAG GGCATGGTGGAGGAAGGCTTCCGTACAGCGGAGGGCTGCTACAGGACAGTTTGGGAGCGGCTGGGCATGGCTTTCCAGACACCTGAGGCCTATCGGGAGAAGAAGGTGTACCGCTCGCTGGCCTACATGCGGCCCCTCAGCATCTGGAGCATGCAGCTGGCCCTGGAGCGCCGGGCTGGCCAGGCACCCGCACCGGCACCCGCACAGCTCGGCCAGGGCCCCACGCACCCCTGA
- the RGP1 gene encoding RAB6A-GEF complex partner protein 2, protein MIEVLAKLGRGPVFLAGEVLECVITFTNPLSASSTSASSEMLAWASAQIHCQFHASENRVALPPSDGSKHDVQAENETVFVPNRGERGQCILSTPPKILFCDLRLDPGESKSYSYCETLPVDGPPSFRGQSVKYVYKLTIGCQRVNSPIKLLRVPFRVLVLHGLKDYQFPQDEAVAPSNPFLEEEESLKKDSRLADLATELLMVATSRRSLHLYNISNTRGKVGTFCIFKTVYKIGEDVIGTFNFSEGDIPCLQFSVSLQTEESIQEEFQRRRGQPVSFTVHARHQESCLHTAQSSFSLPIPLSSTPGFTTNIVSLKWRLHFEFVTSGESTGTCLVRGSQSEAVTWTGVEQMEVDTFSWDLPIKVLPTNPILASYVSQFSSTNSITI, encoded by the exons ATGATCGAAGTGTTGGCCAAGCTGGGCCGTGGGCCCGTGTTCCTGGCaggggaggtgctggagtgtgtgaTCACCTTCACCAACCCATTATCGGCCTCATCGACCTCTGCCAGCAG TGAGATGCTGGCATGGGCCAGTGCCCAGATCCACTGCCAGTTTCATGCCAGCGAGAACCGGGTGGCACTCCCTCCCTCTGATGGCAGCAAGCACGATGTGCAGGCAGAGAATGAGACCGTCTTTGTGCCCAACAGAG GAGAGCGGGGTCAGTGTATCCTGTCCACCCCACCAAAGATCCTCTTCTGTGACTTGCGACTGGATCCTGGGGAGTCCAAGTCCT ATTCGTACTGTGAGACACTGCCTGTGGATGGCCCCCCCTCTTTTCGGGGCCAGTCTGTGAAGTACGTGTACAAGCTGACCATCGGCTGCCAGCGCGTCAATTCCCCCATCAAGCTGCTGCGTGTGCCCTTCCGTGTCCTTGTGCTGCACG GCCTCAAGGATTACCAGTTCCCACAGGATGAGGCTGTTGCACCCTCAAACCCCTTtctggaggaagaggagagctTGAAGAAGGATTCTCGCCTGGCAGACCTAGCGACAGAACTGCTTATGGTGGCCACCTCCCGACGCAGCCTGC ATCTGTATAACATCAGCAACACTCGTGGGAAAGTGGGGACGTTCTGCATCTTTAAGACTGTATATAAGATTGGAGAGGATGTCATTGGGACCTTCAACTTCTCAGAAGGAGATATCCCATGTCTGCAG TTCTCAGTGAGCCTGCAGACAGAGGAGAGCATCCAGGAGGAGTTCCAGCGCCGCCGGGGACAGCCTGTCTCCTTCACCGTGCACGCCCGTCATCAGGAGTCCTGCCTGCACACGGCACAGAGCAGCTTCAGCCTGCCCATCCCACTCAGCTCAACCCCAGGATTCACCACCAACATCG TGTCCCTGAAGTGGAGGCTGCACTTTGAGTTTGTGACTTCTGGGGAGTCAACGGGGACTTGCTTGGTTCGTGGGAGCCAGTCGGAGGCTGTCACCTGGACTGGGGTGGAGCAGATGGAAGTGGACACCTTCAGCTGGGACTTGCCCATCAAAGTTCTTCCCACCAACCCCATCCTGGCTTCCTACGTATCTCAGTTCTCCAGTACTAACTCCATCACCATCTGA